The Anser cygnoides isolate HZ-2024a breed goose chromosome 20, Taihu_goose_T2T_genome, whole genome shotgun sequence genome contains the following window.
ATCCCTGTTCTGCTCCCTGGGCGAGTGTTTTGGTGGCTCCCCCAGCACTCTTGgcatccctgtccccttccaGGTCAGATCACCAGCTTCCTGGTCTTCACATCCCCATGGCACTAGGCATGGGGCTGGCTCTGGTGGGATGGCTTGCTCCCCGCAGCCTGCATGGAGCACTGGCCTGTGGCGCCTCAAGGTCCCCAGGGCCCCTATCAGCCAggacaggggaagagagtggctgcaggggtcagccagggagctgcttctgcctcttACCCCTGCCTCTGAGCCTTGTGAGCACTCTTGCAGCCCAGGACAAGCAGGCTCTtctggctgggctctgcccaTTCCTCCTGGtcccctgcaggagctgcccgtCCTCCTGCAGCATCCCAGTACAGCTCCTGACACCATATATTTTGGCCAGGTCCTTGGAGAACGGAAGAAATTGGGGAGAGGAAAGAGGTGGTAGAAACTCCAAGGCCAGATGGTGCCCATCAGCCCTGGAGCCCCCTCCTGTGAAGTCAGGCTCTCGTCCAAAGTGATGCTGGGGAACTCCTGGAGGCTCAcacctgcctccagccctgtgCCCCCGGCTCCCCCAGGCACCaacccctccccagctctgcgAGCCGCCACGCttcccccagccagccccgtgctgcagctCTCCCCGATGCACGCTCGCTCGGCTCGGCTCAGCTCAGCCCTGTTCAAACCACAGCAAAGGTGCAGGCACCCCGGGGGCCCCCGTGCACCCCTGCCCACAGAGCTGGGCGTgtgggaaggagctgctgcaggagcagctcctggctgcacaCCCACACCGCTCCCACGGGGGGAAAAGCAAGATCCTCGGGTTCAAATTTGCCCAAACTTAgctagaaatgcaaatatggtGCTCTGTGTCAGCACGTCGGTTGCTCAAGCTGAGCAGATGCGATAGCAGGAGACCTGGGGATTcctgcaggaggtgcaggagaTGGGGTGAAGGAAGGGGAGCAGGCTGTGCCCCCAGGCCCTGCTGGGGACGTCAGGAAAGTCACACTGGGGCAGCGGGATCACACCGCCCACGAGCGCAGCTGCAGCTGCCGTGTGTGGGGCTGCATTCAGagcaaggggctgcagcagcactgcccagaTACAGGTCCCATCTAGCTCATTTGGGGACGTTTTCTTGAAAAAAGCCCAAATTCTGCTGCAAAAACAAATTGCTGCTTCAGTGCTCAGCTGCTCTGTGGAGCTGTTCCCCAGCCAATGCAGAGCACAGTCCTGCAGTCTGGGGCAGGACGAGCTTGGGGACAGACTTCTGCACAGGTGCCAGGACCTCGTGCAGGGCTCAGGCGCACCCGAAGCGACGTGAGGtccctgctgagctgctggcaaCATCTCGGGTGCACGAGCggccgccgcgccgcctccTTCCCCATGACCCACTTTGCGTCCTCGCCGCTGCATCCCTCCGCGCCGCGCTGTCAGGTTACCAGCGCTGGGCTCTCCCAGGGAGCCAGCCAAGCAAGCGCTGAATGTCATCGCAATTACACGGCGTCTGCCTCAAGCCCAGCATCCCCGGCACCAGTGCTGCTCCACCAGCTCCCAGCAAAAGAGCCGGAAAGAGCTGCTGTGTCCCTGCTCTGATACACGCTCCTAAGCCCCAAGCCCCTCAGGCATTATTAAACCCAGCTTCGGCTGGGCTGGAAGTGCAGGGGGAaggtttctgcagagctgccattTCTATTTCTGACCAGTCTGTTCCGTTTCTCTTAGGCACAAGGTGTTTTCTAAAGGACATGGgtctgccttgcactgcttgcCCTAAATCCCTGCTGTAAGTCCTTGAGTCTGCTCTCCCTGGCTAGCAGCCCCAGGAAGCTCTGGGTTTCCCTGTCAGCCCCTAAATCAcagcaggagggatggggagtACATGACGtgacagtgctgctgctgggtcaGGCTGGACGGTCCCATTCCAAAGCAGAATCCAAAAAATAGCCAATGTGCTGCTCAGTGGGGTTTTGGGTATCTCCAAGGCCAGAGGTCCCAACACCTCTCTGCCCTTGCTCAGGGTTTGACCCTCATGGTGAAGATGCTTTTCCCTGTGTAGATACAGGGAAATAAAGTTGGAGTCCCCTTGTGTTGCCAGCTAAGGGCTGTTGCCTCTCGTCCTTTCACTGTGCACCTctgggaagagcctggctctgccccctccctcctcccatgAGACAGCTGTGGAAAGCAATGCATTTTCCATGAGACTTCTCTGACGGCTGAACATCcatggggctgcaggcagggagctggcagggaggagaATGAAGGTCACCACACCCAAGGGAGAGGAGACAGCCTGTCTGGCCCTGCCGCCTTGATTTCCCCTCTTCCCATCTCCATCTGTCCTGTCCTGCCATCTGGGGACACCGCGGGGTGCTCCCCGCTGCAGGGAGGGCCACCTGCAAGGTGGGCGCCCGGTGCTCAGCAGGGGCTCCAGGAGTGGCCACAGTATTAAACACTAAAATGatttaatagtaaaaataatggGCTTTAGGAACATCCATAACCTTCAGGCTGGCCATAAAACCACACGTACAGGTCTCTCGTGCCACGGAGTTTATTGCTCCCACGATCTCCAAGTCTGCGTATGGTGGCATGGGGATGAGGCATGGGCTTTAGACCACTTTGCAAATATCCTGAGCACCATGTTTCTTACACTGGAGTTTGTGTAAAGGCTGGATGCCTAGAAATGACCACTTCCAACCCCCTGCAGATGCAATCAAACAGTACTGCAAGTGCATAAATGGTCAGGTCCTGACTGCCACCAACCCACACGCTTTTGCTGCTGCAAACAGCAACCAGAGCAGAAATAGCTGGCTCACAGTAAGAAATTCTCCTGCTTTCTTGGCAGATGTTTTAACAGCATTCCTCCCTCAAAACTGTTTGCTCAGCTTGGGCAAGCGCCCATCCGTGGGAGCTGAGCGGCTGCCCcgctctgcacagcagcacactgctggctgccACCCCTGTGCCACTGTGTGCTGATGCCACCTCGGCCAGGTCTGGAGGGACGCAGCCACGGGGGGTGGCGATCGTGGCACCTGGGATCCTGTCTTAATCCTTCCTTGCATGCTGGTGCTCTACACTGCACATCAGCGTGCGGGGAAGGAGAGAGTCCTGTGGGGATGGAGCACGGAGAGCGCAGAGCGCGAGCAGCAGACTCACCCCATGGCCAGCTGCAAGGCAGAGCACCCGGCTGGTGCCACTGCCCAGCCCACTAGGGACCTGCTGATCACAGCTGCTCTCTGGAAAGCTGAAGGTGAGCTCATTTTTGTGGGTGAATTACCCGTGTAATGAGTGATTCACCAGTGCAAAACAAGCCCATTGGGAGAAGCAGGTTGGATTTTGGAAAGAGTTGTTGATGTGTACCTGACCTGGTCAAACAAAGTGTGTAAGGAGAGCACCAAGCAGTGGATAGAAGAGGCATGAGTCAGTGCAAAAGCAGTCCAGGTGCTGAAGGCAGATGCAAGGACAGCAAAGAGCAATGCCCAGATGTGCACGCGGGGCAGAGGGGCCCTGCACATCAGGCTGGTGTGCACGGCGCTGGCCTCCCCTGGCTCCAACGAAAAGCAAAGCCGCGGGCAGTCACAGCGCAAGGCTGGCGCCAGGAGAGGAAGAAGCCATCCTGCTAGAGCAGGTCACTCCCGGCACACATCGTTAAGCCGAAGTGCAACAAAACCCCAAGTGTGCAGTTGGACCAAGCTGATTTTGGCTGAtggagatgaggaggaggaaatgtaAGGTCAAGTTATCTGCTGGCACAACCATTCATCTCAGCGTGGTTGCGCCAGCAGTGCCACGCCACTTGATACATCTGTAAAGCAAAGTTTGGAAACGATCGATTTGTGACACTGGAAACCAAGGAGTTCACGGAGAAGCTGTGGTGGCAGGCAGGGCAGTCCCAGCAGTCGCACTGAGGACCAACCACCACTCGAATACAAAAAGCAGAACTTTGTTCAGCTGGGTGGCAGGAAATGAACCCACTGGCAAAGCCGCTCTTGTGTCTGCCCAAGGagagcccagccctgcacacCAAGAACTGCAGAGCGTACCCCGGGCACGCTTGGTCTGCTGGAAAGGacacagaaaatgggaaaataatttaCCAATGTTTGTAATACCCAGAAACATCAGCACAGAGCTCAAAAACACACAGAATGTCCCCGTGTAACATAAAGATGTACATTTACAGTAACACACaataagaaatacatttatgaaAGATAGTACAGCAGCTGGAGTCGTGTATGTGATAGATTTGGGCAGTATGACCAGGGGCCATGCAGCAGGAATGAGGGTTTGGCCAGGCCCAAAGGTTCGAGCCTCCCACAGGGCTGGGATTTGCTCTGGACCTCACTCGAGCGTGGCTGGTGGGGAGATGTCCGTGCTTTGGAAGACGAGGTTCTTTTCAACTTGGAATTGAAACCAGAGGTCTTGGTGGGACCAACTCAGCGCAGGAAAAGGGCAAACTCTGCACCTCCAGCTGCTATTTCAGGCAGTGTTTATTTATGTGACTCTCATGGGGGCTGTTCTAATGCTGGAGAAATGAGAAGAATCCTGCACCTGCCCTGCGGCCAGGCCCAGGTACCCCTCCATGAGCTGGGGGAAAACCCAGCCAAGAGAAGCCTGGGAGAGCCCTGCCAGCCTTGTTGAGCTCTCCAATGTTGAGATGAAAATAGAAAGCATCCATTgttggaaatgggaaaaaaaaacctcccttGCACTAGACCTAACAAGTGGCCAAGGACCCTGTCAAGCCCAACACAAGctccaggagaaaaagcagtgcCAGCCTTGGCTTGGGCTGCAGATGTCTCCAGGAGTGTGTGCACAGGTGTAGGGGagaagctgctgtgctgggacGGGGACGATCCAGTGCATGTCCAGCAAGTGCAGGAAGCAGAGGATAACCAAGCCATCAGGGCAACACGAGGATCCCCAGCACCTTGGCACAAATACACTCTTATTCAGCAGGAAGCATCCCTGATATcatttatgattatttttaaatagagctGTTGCTTAACTCACTGAATAGCAGCATAATAACACCGTGTGGCTGGGTCAGCATGGGGATGCCACATGAATTAATAACAGAAAATGGCTCACGATCACTCACTTCCTGCAATTTCCTTTGCTCTGTGAGTTCAAGCATAATACATCAGTTCTTCGTATCTGCATCCAGAAGTGCTAGCAGGaaagtaagcaaaaaaaaaaaaaaaaaaagacatggagAGGACAGGGAAGATTAAGGGAATCCCTGTTTAGCAATGTTAGGGTGCTAGGCAGCAAGAGCCTCACACTGCTTTCGGCAGGTGATCAGATCAAAGAACTATGCTTAGCGGGACTAGAGGCAGAGCCGCTGCAAAACCCCTCGCGCAGCACAGAACGGGCAGGTTGCAGGCGCAGCCGCCAGCGCTGCCGAGAGGGGCGCGAGGGGTGCCgggggcaggggcaggtggAGCCGCAATGCCCAGGGGATGCCACGCTCTCAGGTGGGCCCAGCTCAGGGAcgcagcggggctgagcccaTGGGGTTTGGTTGTCTTCTCCGGGCCAGGCACCTGGGTGGGAGTTTTAGCATCATTGCCTGGAGCTCGTCCGGCCTGAGCTGAGAGCGGCTGCTGGGATGTGTAAGGCCTGGTGGAGCTGAGCTTTCCCCGAGGCTGACAGTGGGGACACAAAGCTGCTCGGTGAGTACATGAGCTCTTGTATCTGTCCTGGGGATAGAGGGGAAAGTGATGGTGTGAAGGCGTGATGCAGGTTTGCTGTCCCAGTGCAGCTCCAGACCCCACAGCTCAAGGGCTTCACTGCAGCAAGGGCTGGGGTCGGCCAGCTGGGTCGTGGTGTGGAAACCTTTGCTGGCTGGAAATGTGTgctgcagcaaggcaggggGAAGGAGATCAAAATCCAGGCAAAATCCTGAGGCCAATGGATCAGAGGGAAGGAGTACCAAGAGCAAGACAGTTGCAGAGGGTGGCACGAGCAGCAaaaccccagcagcacccaaagGAGCCCAGTGAGCCTGATCCCAAAGGTTGGTGTCTGCCTGTACCAGTGGAGGGGGGCAAAGCAGCAAGACCAGCCCCGCACACTGCTCCCCAGCGCTCTGCAGGGCCCTGGGGGCGTTATGGGGGGCGCTATGGGTACCCAGTGGTGCGTGACCCCTGCTCACCGTGCCGAGCTCACCAAATCCCTCGTGGACCAGGGATAccccgtgccctgctgccccctccctTGAGCTCCGGGGGGTCAGGATGCTCGGCTGGGTTTTGACCTCAGCCCTCACCAGCGGGGCAAGGCTGGCCGCGGGTCTGGCGGTGGGGATGGGGCCGTGCAGTGCAGGTGGGGAGCCCGGGGCCGGCCCAACACCAGGGCCAGGTGGGGAGCGCGTTCCCACCGCTAAGGCCgttccccagccccaaatcccacgCGGGCCTCCCGCGGGGAGCCCTCtgccccctataccccccccccccccagccctggtggGGCCCCAGCCCTCGTCCCCCGCACCCCATCGGAGGAGCCCCCCAGCGCGGCAGCGCCGGCAGCAGCGGCGGCTGCTGAGTcaccgcagccccccccggggagctCCGCGCTGGGCCCCGGCCGGGGGtgggcagcggcggcggggggcagcgggcggcggggccggggcaggaaggaaggagcggggcggccccgcggcgggcggagggggcgggcggggggcggagGGCGCTGCGGCCGCGGGccccgcgctgctgctgctgctgctgcgagagagagagggagagagagagagagagagagagagagagaaatgtgagCCGGCTGCACCACTGCAGCGGCACTGCGGGCGCCGGGAGCGCGCAGGGAGCGCCTCCGCGCAGCGCCCGCGCCGCCGGCAGCGCCGAGCCCCGGGGGACGGCGGGGAGGGAAGCGCCGGGAGCCCAGCGCCGGGGCTCGGCCGGGAGCCCTGCACCTGccgagcggagcggagcggggagctggggggggggggccggggccgaccggcggccccccagccctgcaccggCTCGGTTGCATCAGCTCTCGCCGGGGCGCTgcgcggcgggggctgcgggggctgcctcctcccccGGCGGAGCTACcggaggcagcggggccgccggcagccccggcctTTGCGGGAGGCCGCCCGGGGATCGCGCCCCCCCGCCTTCCCTCCCCTCCGAGGCCGGGCGGGCTgcccgaggcggcggcggggccgcgggaaGCCGGGCGCGGCGGGCGCGCAGGCGGCAGCATCCCCGCGGAGCCCGCGTCCCCCCGGCTGCCTTTCAGATAACCTTTAGCCGCCCGGGCCTCCCCGCCTCGGCCGCGGGGCCGGAGCGGGGCTTCCGGAGGCTGAAAGCAGGACGCGGCCGCAGCGGGACCCCGCATCCGAAGCGTTctccccggggctgcagccacGCAGGTAACGAGCCGCAGGCACCGGGGCTCTCggccggccgggccgggagcaTCGCCCCGCGGGCGCGCAGGCGCGGGTGTGAGTGTGCGCGggtgtgcacatgtgtgtgcgtgcacatgtgtgtgtgcacatgtgtgtcTGTGCACGTGTGTctgtgcacatgtgtgtgtgtgtgcacatgtgtgtgtgcaccGCCGGGCTGCGCGCAGCGCGAGGCGGGGGGCTTCGTGCCCGCGGCTCGCTGCGGGGGGCGGGTGCTGGGTGCCAGGGGGGCCGCGGCGCGCCGGGGGCTGGTGTCGACGCGGGGCACCGCGGGGTGCTGCGAGGCTTCGGGCTCTGCCCGAAGGGGTGTGACGGCGTGAGTGCGGCGGCCGCTGTCCGAATCGGCGTGCCCATCGCGCTGCGGGTGAGTCTGCGTGAGCCCTGCGGGcagccggccccggggctgctgctgggcgcGGGGGGGGAgcctgggctgcctgcagggcgCGGGGTGCGGGACGTGGGGTGCAGGATGCGGGCCGTGATGCGGGATGTGAGGCCTCTTTCCCCGGGGCAGGTGTTGCGGGATGCTCCCGGGAATCGGTGCAGCCAGGGCattctgtccccccccccggggtcaGGCAGGGATCTAGCCCCCGCGGCTCCTGGGCATCTAGGGCTGAAGCCCCCTGGCCCATCActgccacctctgcagccagaTGGCCCCCCCGGGTCCCCTCTGTCAGGCCTGGCAGGGCTCGGTGGGAGCAGGCATCCTGCTAACAGCATTTGCAGTGTGATGGAGGAGAAGTGCCTTCGCCCTTccaggaggagaggcaggctGTCGCCGGGGCTGCCCAAGGGAGAAAATGGCCCCGGGCTGGCTGCCTGTACCCCATTGCCTGTCCCCAAATGTGGCCCGacttccccagcagctccggGACAAGGGCAGGGAGCCGTGGAGGGGtagagggggagagggagagatgaTAGCAGGGACAGATCAGGAGCGCGCGACAGAGGTAAAAATAGATccacagagcagaggaggggCTAAACGTGAGCGAAAGCCCTGAGCACAGGCAGgccggggggggagcccccctcAGAGGGCCCTGCACACCCAGTGGGGCACTCAGGGACCCCCGCACTGCCCGGGCATGGCCCCCAGGGCCGGGGGCTCCACAGGGCTTTTCCCAGCCACGGAGGAGATGCCTGGGGGGGAAATACCTTCCAGCTCCCACATCCGCCGGCCCAAAGCGCGCAGGGCAGATGGACAGGACCGGTAGGGCCGGTGCCGCGGGCAGCAGAGAGCCAAATTGGCAGGATGGAGGCAGGCACGCATCCGCAGGGAGCACCGTCCGGCAGAGCTCCAGTGAGCCCAGGAGCCAACCtcctcttgcttttcctttccagtgaGCACGAAGCTGAGCTGGGGACGGAGGTGCTGGCCGCAGTGGGGAGAAAGCATGCAGCAGCCCCGGCGCCGGGCAAGGTGAGCGCCCGCCCGGGCGGGATGCGCCCCGTGCCCTGCGGGAGCTGCCGGTGACAGCAAGTGGGAGAGCCGGGAAGTCAGAGCAAAGGAATTTGCAAACACATTCTTCAGCGCCACGAGGATCCCACGGCGGTAAACAGGAATAAAGGCTGGGTGGaggcgggggctgccccctgcGGCACTGCCCACGTTTctgccacagcccccccccccccaggctgcctGCCCGGGCATCGCCCGGCACCGCAGGCATCCATTTGCCATTTCTGACTGCAGCCTGTCCGGTGTGGAAGTGCCAGCAGGGGCAAAGGGGGGAGCTGCCGAGTGGCAGGCGATGTCACGTTAACGTCCCGTGAGGCACCGCGGGGAGCAGACGCTTTGATCGCCTGCCCGAGAGCGTCCTCAAAGGCGGGCgcgggcaggatgcggccgtGAGCGCCGCTTTCCCCTGCACGCCTCCGGCACCCCGGGGTGGCCGGAGAAGAGGGGCGCAGGGCCCGCacgtcccccatgtccccaggatGTCCTGTGCCGGCAGCTGCCCCCCTTGCTCCTGCTTCATGGCCAGAACGAGATTGAAAGCGCTGCATGCTGCCGGCATGTTTTAGCCTCATGCAGGCGTCCCTTGGAGACCCCAGAGCAGTGGACAGTAATGTGAAAACCATACTCATGTCGTGTCTGAAAGGGCAACAGGTCATCATTAAAATGGAGGCGATGAAAATCATCCACCCGGAGAAGTTTTCAGAGCTGCAAGCATCGCAGCCGCGCTACGCACCGGCCCCACGCCGTGAGCCGCCCCTCGTGGCCAAGCGCGCGTGGCCCTCCGAGTCCGAGATCATCGTCAACCAGGCGTGCGGGGACATCCCGGCGCTGGATGCCACCCCCGGTCCCCTGCCGCTGCCCCGGACTCCCCCCCTGCCGCGGCGCGAGCGCGGGTACCAGGGGCAGCGGAAGGGCAGCTCGGAGGTGTGCTACCACCGGCAGCCGCCGTCGGACGAGGTGATCGTCAACCAGTACGTGCTGCACCCCTCGACGCCCTGCGAGCCCCTCGAGTGCCCCACCTGCGGCCACATGTACAACTTCACCAACAAGCGGCCCCGCATCCTCTCCTGCCTGCACTCGGTGTGCGAGGAGTGCCTGCAGATCCTCTACGAGTCCTGCCCCAAGTACAAGTTCATCTCCTGCCCCACCTGCAAGCGGGAGACCGTGCTCTTCACCGACTATGGGCTGGCGGCACTGGCTGTCAACACCAGTATCCTCAACAGACTGCCGGCCGAGGCCCTGGCCGCCAACCCCGTGCAGTGGAGCAGCGACACCGACCGCAGCTGCTACCAGACCTTTCGCCAGTACTGCGGGGCCGCCTGCACCTGCCACATCCGAAATCCGCTGTCTTCCTGCACCATCATGTGAGGCCCGCGCCCgcgccctgccccggcccggccccatCAGGGAGAGGACAGAGGACGGTGCTGtgccccgccagcccccggcGATCCAGCTGTGCGGGGAGGGATTTGCGCTGATCCTTCGTACAGCCGCGGACATGGGCTCGCTCCCACCCTGGGCTCGCCAGCGCTGGCGGTGGGGATGCTGCGCTCTGGGACATGGCGTGGATCTGGTGGCAGCCCCCCACGTGCCAGTGGTGCTCAGGGAGAGGGACATCAGGATCGGGGTCATGGCACACCCCTGGGCATCTGTGGCAGCCCCACTGCGACCAGCATCGAGCATCCCAGGggcttctccctcctctcccgaGAACGGACGCTCAGTCCCACCGGTGACACCCTACCCATCGCCCCGCAGCTGGTGGTAACGGCACGAGGGGCCCCGCAGAGGCACGGTGCCCAGCACGGGACAGGAGCAGGTGTGAGAACAggcccccatcaccccccccctTCTCTGTAAGTTATTTGCCAAAGCTTTCATCTCAGCGGCCAAGCTGCCGTGCGTCTGAGTTGCCGTAGCCACGCCAAGCCGCTGCACCGGTGCGAGCAGACACGCGGCCCGTTTCCTCCGCAGGCCCCTGAGGAAAGCTCCTGTTTGTCCTCGTTTTGGAGGATTCTTGTTTTTCCCTGTCTGTCCCAGGCCGCTGTGTGTTCACCAAGGCATTGCGCTGTGCCCGTTCTCTGTGGCTCCATCCACCCAAGGCTGCGAGGGACCCTGTGCCCTACGCTGATGCCCCGTGGGGCAGCAGCCTCTTGTGCACGGTCTTGCTTTCTCCAGGGCATCTGGAGGGGGAAGtttgctgccaaaaaaaaaaaaaaagcaaaaaacaaacaaacgaacaaacaaagtaaaaaagaaaaagccataaTTTGCAGGTGCTCCCATGGGGCTGAGCActgcagcaccagggcaggaggcagagccccagcacagcccccaggacatcagggctggggaagccgggggggggcatggAGCTGCCCCCTCCCATCCTGCTCCCAGGCACTTCAGGAGCAaggagcagccccggcaccGGCCAGAGCCCAGCATCCACCCAGGCAGAGGGGCCAGGCCTCCATCGCCCACCCTGAGGAGTCGCCGCCGCCAGCGAAGCCCCGACACCACCctgctgcccggggctgggggggtgcggAGAACGGGGGCCGATACCAATTCTGTTCTGCTCTGCCAATGCCTCCCGCTGCTGGTTGTGACAATGATCATGTTTTATACCCGGCCTTGTTCGACCCTGATCAGTCTCCCCAATAAAGATTATATTGGAACGAAGAGCACGCGAGGGTGTCGGGGGTGTGATGCTGCGGGGGGAGCAGAGCTGCGCACCAGTGGGGTGTGCTCAGGACACTACACTGTCCTCACATGGTTCGTGGggtgtgtggtggtggtggcataCCCCAAGGATGGGCTTTCCTGGGGACCAGGGGCTGCCACGTCCCCCTCTGGTTGTGTGGTTGTGTCTCCTCCCTGCCtagtccccagccccacagctgggcTCTGTGGGGTGCCCCGTGGCAGGACGCTGCCCCATCCACGCCCTGAGGTCTTGAATAGCCAGGAGATCTGATCCTCCCCAAGAGATGAAG
Protein-coding sequences here:
- the RNF208 gene encoding RING finger protein 208, whose amino-acid sequence is MLPACFSLMQASLGDPRAVDSNVKTILMSCLKGQQVIIKMEAMKIIHPEKFSELQASQPRYAPAPRREPPLVAKRAWPSESEIIVNQACGDIPALDATPGPLPLPRTPPLPRRERGYQGQRKGSSEVCYHRQPPSDEVIVNQYVLHPSTPCEPLECPTCGHMYNFTNKRPRILSCLHSVCEECLQILYESCPKYKFISCPTCKRETVLFTDYGLAALAVNTSILNRLPAEALAANPVQWSSDTDRSCYQTFRQYCGAACTCHIRNPLSSCTIM